The following are encoded together in the Monodelphis domestica isolate mMonDom1 chromosome 5, mMonDom1.pri, whole genome shotgun sequence genome:
- the THNSL1 gene encoding threonine synthase-like 1 — protein MLHISRCHHLKLITKTCSSFMHFKANRHLKLILPRTFTFRELKKSWFSTHSLLGDRNILLMGLPGAGKTTVGKIIGQKLACGVIDVDDDILETTWNMTVAEKLREVGHEQFLEEEGKVLLNFVASGAVISLSGSNPLHDATMYYLKKNGIVVYLDVPVIDIINRLNLTKIDRIVGPNSGMPLKEVLQYRRQLYKKWYDIRIFCEDGASAEVIADKVFNAIKRYEDVDSETFVSTRYKPKGSEEKVFSKHFSEAVIEGLASDGGLFVPRKEFPKLNFVEWKSLVGATYIERAQLILERCIHPVDIPASRLGEMIETAYGENFTCSKIAPVRHLWGNQFILELFHGPTGSFKDLSLQLLPHLFAYCIPPTCNYLVLVATSGDTGSAVLNGFSRLPSNDKQRIGAVTFFPENGISDFQKEQIIGNQRENGWAVGVKSDFDFCQTALRKMFNDSDFTGFLTIEYGTTLSSANSINWGRLLPQIIYHASAYLDLVSQGSISFGSPVDVCIPTGNFGNILAAVYAKMMGIPIRKFICASNKNHVLTDFIKTGLYDLRKRKLVQTFSPSLDILKSSNLERHLHFVTDRDGKLMSKLFHQLENQQHFQLEKILVEKLQQDFVADWCSEENCLAAINSTYHTSGYILDPHTAVAKVVADKVQDKTCPVILASTAHYSKFASAIMQALKIQEINQTSSGQLSLLSSYNALPPPHEGLLGRIKQQGSEYQVCAPDVNVMKEHLETLIQKHFMKVS, from the coding sequence ATGCTTCATATTAGTCGGTGTCATCATTTGAAACTAATAACCAAGACATGTAgttcttttatgcattttaaagcaAATAGACACCTAAAGTTGATTCTTCCAAGAACCTTTACATTTAGAGAATTAAAGAAGTCATGGTTCTCAACTCACTCTCTCCTTGGAgacagaaatattttattgatgggACTTCCTGGTGCTGGGAAAACAACAGTTGGCAAAATAATAGGTCAGAAACTAGCTTGTGGTGTTATAGATGTGGATGATGATATCCTTGAAACAACGTGGAATATGACTGTGGCTGAAAAATTGAGGGAAGTTGGTCATGAGCAATTtttagaagaggaaggaaaagtgcTGCTAAACTTTGTTGCATCTGGAGCTGTAATTTCCCTTTCTGGGTCTAATCCATTGCATGATGCTACCATGTACTATctgaagaaaaatggaatagtTGTATATCTGGATGTACCTGTGATAGATATAATTAATCGTCTGAATTTAACGAAGATTGATCGAATTGTGGGCCCTAACTCTGGAATGCCTCTGAAAGAAGTACTTCAGTATAGGAGACAACTCTATAAAAAATGGTATGATATTCGTATATTTTGTGAAGATGGAGCATCTGCAGAGGTAATAGCTGATAAAGTCTTCAATGCAATTAAGAGGTATGAAGATGTAGATTCAGAAACATTTGTTTCAACTAGATATAAGCCCAAAGGCTCTGAAGAAAAAGTTTTCTCAAAACACTTTAGTGAAGCTGTTATTGAGGGATTAGCTTCTGATGGTGGACTCTTTGTTCCTCGAAAGGAATTTCCAAAATTAAACTTTGTAGAATGGAAAAGCTTGGTAGGAGCAACATATATAGAAAGAGCACAATTAATATTGGAGAGGTGTATACATCCTGTTGACATACCTGCTTCCAGATTGGGAGAAATGATTGAAACTGCTTATGGAGAAAACTTTACCTGCTCTAAAATTGCCCCTGTAAGGCATCTTTGGGGCAATCAGTTCATTTTGGAATTATTTCATGGACCAACAGGATCATTTAAAGATTTATCATTACAACTACTGCCACATCTGTTTGCATACTGTATTCCTCCAACTTGTAATTATTTGGTCCTTGTAGCTACTTCTGGAGACACAGGGAGTGCTGTGTTAAATGGTTTTAGTCGTCTTCCTAGCAATGATAAGCAAAGAATAGGTGCGGTCACATTCTTTCCTGAAAATGGAATAAGTGATTTTCAGAAAgaacaaataattggaaatcagAGAGAAAATGGGTGGGCAGTTGGTGTTAAGTCAGATTTTGACTTTTGCCAGACAGCtttaagaaaaatgtttaatgattcTGATTTTACTGGATTTCTGACAATAGAATATGGAACAACTTTGAGTTCAGCTAATTCTATAAACTGGGGCCGATTGCTTCCCCAGATAATTTATCATGCTTCTGCATATCTTGATCTTGTTAGTCAGGGATCTATTTCTTTTGGAAGCCCAGTAGATGTCTGTATTCCCACAGGAAACTTTGGTAACATATTAGCAGCAGTATATGCCAAAATGATGGGAATCCCTATTCGGAAATTTATTTGTGCTTCTAATAAAAACCATGTTTTAACTGATTTTATAAAAACAGGACTCTATGATCTAAGGAAAAGGAAACTGGTACAGACCTTTTCTCCATCGTTAGATATTCTGAAATCTTCCAACCTGGAACGACACTTACACTTCGTGACTGATAGAGATGGAAAGTTGATGTCAAAATTATTTCATCAGTTAGAAAATCAGCAGCACTTTCAGCTAGAAAAAATCCTAGTTGAAAAGCTTCAGCAGGATTTTGTAGCCGATTGGTGTTCTGAAGAGAACTGCCTAGCTGCTATTAATTCTACATATCATACTTCAGGGTACATTTTAGACCCTCACACTGCTGTTGCTAAAGTAGTTGCAGATAAAGTACAAGATAAAACTTGTCCAGTGATCTTGGCTTCTACAGCCCATTACTCCAAGTTTGCTTCTGCTATCATGCAGGCTTTAAAGATTCAAGAAATAAATCAGACTTCATCAGGTCAGCTTAGTTTACTAAGTTCATACAATGCTTTACCTCCACCACATGAAGGCTTGTTAGGGAGAATAAAACAACAAGGGTCAGAATATCAAGTCTGTGCCCCTGATGTGAATGTCATGAAGGAACATCTAGAAACACTTATACAAAAGCATTTCATGAAAGTTTcctaa